The following proteins come from a genomic window of Oncorhynchus mykiss isolate Arlee chromosome 19, USDA_OmykA_1.1, whole genome shotgun sequence:
- the LOC110497723 gene encoding gem-associated protein 2 isoform X4: protein MKSDAEELMPRLLPVETCGIETGEDVNLNEPPRNPQEYLRQVQLEASLCPDVVVAKIDPKKLRKKQTVNVSLMGCQAAPQGFSPSLKWQRQQVSNFSEIRRSISKHRLHWSGQALDDNVLMPKQDAEEQWKKFCLGENVYLNSPPTDHVTEDPGLDYVKVGFPPFLSIVSRLNQATVSAVLEYLINWFEEREFVPQLGRWQYALLACLEKPLLPEAHSLIRQLARRSSEVRTNLEHQEDERLSPLNLMICLVARYFDQNDLADKED, encoded by the exons ATGAAATCTGACGCGGAGGAACTGATGCCAAGGCTTCTGCCTGTGGAAACATGCGGCATTGAAACGGGGGAAGACGTCAATCTTAACGAGCCTCCAAGAAATCCCCAGGAATATCTGAGGCAGGTTCA ATTAGAGGCGTCTCTCTGTCCAGATGTTGTGGTGGCTAAGATTGATCCAAAGAAATTGAGAAAGAAACAGACAGTGAATGTGTCG CTCATGGGTTGCCAAGCTGCTCCACAAGGATTTTCACCGAGTTTAAAATGGCAGCGACAGCAAGTCAGCAACTTCTCAGAAATAAGACGG AGTATCAGTAAGCACAGACTACACTGGAGTGGTCAAGCTTTAGATGACAATGTGTTAATG CCAAAACAGGATGCAGAGGAACAATGGAAAAAGTTCTGCCTGGGTGAAAATGTTTATCTGAACTCTCCTCCAACTGACCATGTTACTGAAGATCCAGGCCTTGATTATGTGAAG GTTGGTTTTCCACCTTTCCTTAGCATAGTGAGCAGGTTAAATCAG GCCACAGTCTCTGCAGTTTTGGAGTACTTGATAAACTGGTTTGAAGAGAGAGAGTTTGTCCCGCAGTTA GGAAGATGGCAGTATGCACTGCTGGCTTGCCTTGAGAAACCTCTCCTCCCTGAAGCACATTCTCTAATAAGACAGCTGGCCAGACGGAGTTCTGAAGTGCGGACCAATCTG GAACACCAAGAAGATGAAAGGTTGTCTCCTCTCAACTTGATGATCTGCCTTGTTGCTAG gtaCTTTGATCAAAACGACTTGGCCGATAAGGAGGACTAA
- the LOC110497723 gene encoding gem-associated protein 2 isoform X2 produces the protein MIKMTDLYMLFCSIIMKSDAEELMPRLLPVETCGIETGEDVNLNEPPRNPQEYLRLEASLCPDVVVAKIDPKKLRKKQTVNVSLMGCQAAPQGFSPSLKWQRQQVSNFSEIRRSISKHRLHWSGQALDDNVLMPKQDAEEQWKKFCLGENVYLNSPPTDHVTEDPGLDYVKVGFPPFLSIVSRLNQATVSAVLEYLINWFEEREFVPQLGRWQYALLACLEKPLLPEAHSLIRQLARRSSEVRTNLEHQEDERLSPLNLMICLVARYFDQNDLADKED, from the exons atgataaaaatgacagacctctacatgcttt TTTGCAGCATCATCATGAAATCTGACGCGGAGGAACTGATGCCAAGGCTTCTGCCTGTGGAAACATGCGGCATTGAAACGGGGGAAGACGTCAATCTTAACGAGCCTCCAAGAAATCCCCAGGAATATCTGAG ATTAGAGGCGTCTCTCTGTCCAGATGTTGTGGTGGCTAAGATTGATCCAAAGAAATTGAGAAAGAAACAGACAGTGAATGTGTCG CTCATGGGTTGCCAAGCTGCTCCACAAGGATTTTCACCGAGTTTAAAATGGCAGCGACAGCAAGTCAGCAACTTCTCAGAAATAAGACGG AGTATCAGTAAGCACAGACTACACTGGAGTGGTCAAGCTTTAGATGACAATGTGTTAATG CCAAAACAGGATGCAGAGGAACAATGGAAAAAGTTCTGCCTGGGTGAAAATGTTTATCTGAACTCTCCTCCAACTGACCATGTTACTGAAGATCCAGGCCTTGATTATGTGAAG GTTGGTTTTCCACCTTTCCTTAGCATAGTGAGCAGGTTAAATCAG GCCACAGTCTCTGCAGTTTTGGAGTACTTGATAAACTGGTTTGAAGAGAGAGAGTTTGTCCCGCAGTTA GGAAGATGGCAGTATGCACTGCTGGCTTGCCTTGAGAAACCTCTCCTCCCTGAAGCACATTCTCTAATAAGACAGCTGGCCAGACGGAGTTCTGAAGTGCGGACCAATCTG GAACACCAAGAAGATGAAAGGTTGTCTCCTCTCAACTTGATGATCTGCCTTGTTGCTAG gtaCTTTGATCAAAACGACTTGGCCGATAAGGAGGACTAA
- the LOC110497723 gene encoding gem-associated protein 2 isoform X5: protein MKSDAEELMPRLLPVETCGIETGEDVNLNEPPRNPQEYLRLEASLCPDVVVAKIDPKKLRKKQTVNVSLMGCQAAPQGFSPSLKWQRQQVSNFSEIRRSISKHRLHWSGQALDDNVLMPKQDAEEQWKKFCLGENVYLNSPPTDHVTEDPGLDYVKVGFPPFLSIVSRLNQATVSAVLEYLINWFEEREFVPQLGRWQYALLACLEKPLLPEAHSLIRQLARRSSEVRTNLEHQEDERLSPLNLMICLVARYFDQNDLADKED, encoded by the exons ATGAAATCTGACGCGGAGGAACTGATGCCAAGGCTTCTGCCTGTGGAAACATGCGGCATTGAAACGGGGGAAGACGTCAATCTTAACGAGCCTCCAAGAAATCCCCAGGAATATCTGAG ATTAGAGGCGTCTCTCTGTCCAGATGTTGTGGTGGCTAAGATTGATCCAAAGAAATTGAGAAAGAAACAGACAGTGAATGTGTCG CTCATGGGTTGCCAAGCTGCTCCACAAGGATTTTCACCGAGTTTAAAATGGCAGCGACAGCAAGTCAGCAACTTCTCAGAAATAAGACGG AGTATCAGTAAGCACAGACTACACTGGAGTGGTCAAGCTTTAGATGACAATGTGTTAATG CCAAAACAGGATGCAGAGGAACAATGGAAAAAGTTCTGCCTGGGTGAAAATGTTTATCTGAACTCTCCTCCAACTGACCATGTTACTGAAGATCCAGGCCTTGATTATGTGAAG GTTGGTTTTCCACCTTTCCTTAGCATAGTGAGCAGGTTAAATCAG GCCACAGTCTCTGCAGTTTTGGAGTACTTGATAAACTGGTTTGAAGAGAGAGAGTTTGTCCCGCAGTTA GGAAGATGGCAGTATGCACTGCTGGCTTGCCTTGAGAAACCTCTCCTCCCTGAAGCACATTCTCTAATAAGACAGCTGGCCAGACGGAGTTCTGAAGTGCGGACCAATCTG GAACACCAAGAAGATGAAAGGTTGTCTCCTCTCAACTTGATGATCTGCCTTGTTGCTAG gtaCTTTGATCAAAACGACTTGGCCGATAAGGAGGACTAA
- the LOC110497722 gene encoding pinin: MAVAVGSLQAQLEKAKESLKNVDDNIRKLTGRDPNELRPGQVRRPTIPGVGGGRGRGINLLRRGLSDISGGPGGPPVKQRDIEGALLRLAGDQRGRRDSRHDSDAEDDDDVKKPVLQSSVVATSKERTRRDLIQDQTMDERGKQRNRRMFGLLMGTLQKFKQESNVATDRQKKRIEIEQKLEVQAEQERKKVEGERRELFEERRAKQTELRLLEQKVELAQLQEEWNVHNTKIVKYIRTKTKPPIFFLPGRMCSATQKLLDESQKKMNVMFEERREAFAEHLNKMEARPRRQSQRDTALGKDLKKEDREEGKPMGQVVKVTGNRFDVEMEEEDEATIEEEEGGEGVKHKEDRNKKPEKVEEQESKGGTKADEMEEAEEDSQDTRIVEFRDVGEQMEGTALVREAEGQARDGDQKMEDSPVEVGNEKGVEEQQPVKAEKEPLHGRDLTALSDGQEKSIEMQPNEDEEPRTEVATPLLSECNPHVEVSDVTSMAPEVQIPLLETETDPEPLTTEQSQEADQGAIKQTTNAQPAQAQDDAAAPKELAPPSKEASRGLKKSKDKKGGGGGRSSSSSSSSSSGSSSSGSSGSSSSGSSSRSSSSSGSSSSSSSRSRSRGRKDKKRRRRPSERDRERKKAVVERSHKSSKGSGRESKGSKDKSSKSDRKRTTSEGSRSGKRSSRGDRDRKSDRKEKRR; encoded by the exons ATGGCGGTGGCAGTGGGATCTTTGCAAGCCCAGCTTGAGAAAGCGAAAGAGAGTTTGAAAAATGTAGACGATAATATTCGTAAATTAACTGGTCGGGATCCTAATGAATTGAG ACCCGGCCAAGTTAGACGGCCAACCATCCCAGGTGTTGGAGGAGGTAGGGGGCGAGGAATCAACTTGTTGAG GCGTGGACTCTCCGACATCAGCGGTGGACCAGGAGGACCCCCAGTGAAACAGAGGGATATTGAAGGGGCCCTCCTGAG GCTGGCCGGTgaccagagagggaggagagattcACGCCATGACAGCGACGCTGAAGATGATGACGATGTCAAAAAG CCAGTGTTGCAGTCATCAGTAGTAGCTACCTCCAAGGAGCGTACACGTCGAGACCTGATCCAGGATCAGACCATGGATGAGAGGGGAAAACAAAG GAATCGACGCATGTTTGGCCTGTTGATGGGAACATTACAGAAATTCAAGCAGGAATCTAATGTGGCAACGGATAGG CAAAAGAAACGCATTGAGATTGAACAAAAATTGGAAGTTCAAGCTGAACAAGAGCGCAAAAAAGTAGAGGGCGAAAGACGAGAGCTCTTTGAGGAGAGGCGTGCCAAGCAGACAGAGCTGAGACTGTTGGAACAGAAAGTGGAGCTTGCTCAGTTG CAAGAGGAGTGGAATGTGCACAACACAAAAATTGTCAAGTACATCCGCACAAAGACCAAGCCACCCATCTTCTTTCTGCCTGGGAGGATGTGCTCAGCCACTCAGAAGCTCTTAGATGAGTCTCAGAAAAAAATGAATG TTATGTTTGAGGAGAGACGCGAGGCATTTGCTGAACATCTGAATAAGATGGAGGCTCGGCCTCGGCGCCAGTCTCAGAGGGACACCGCTCTGGGTAAGGACCTGAAGAAAGAAGATCGAGAGGAGGGTAAGCCCATGGGTCAGGTAGTCAAAGTGACAGGTAACCGGTTTGatgtggagatggaggaggaagatgaggcaacaatagaggaggaagaggggggtgaGGGTGTAAAGCATAAGGAGGACAGAAATAAAAAGCCAGAGAAAGTCGAGGAGCAGGAGTCTAAGGGGGGGACTAAAGCAGATGAGATGGAGGAGGCTGAGGAAGACAGTCAAGACACTAGAATAGTGGAGTTTAGAGATGTGGGGGAGCAGATGGAGGGTACTGCACTAGTGAGGGAGGCTGAAGGGCAGGCCAGGGACGGGGATCAGAAGATGGAGGATAGTCCAGTGGAGGTAGGTAATGAGAAAGGAGTAGAAGAGCAGCAACCGGTTAAGGCAGAAAAGGAGCCCCTTCACGGTCGGGACCTCACAGCTTTGTCAGACGGCCAGGAGAAGAGCATTGAAATGCAACCAAACGAAGATGAAGAGCCACGTACAGAAGTGGCCACACCCCTGCTCTCAGAGTGCAACCCTCATGTGGAAGTCTCTGATGTAACATCTATGGCTCCTGAGGTTCAGATCCCCCTACTGGAGACTGAAACGGATCCAGAGCCGCTCACAACCGAGCAGAGCCAAGAGGCTGATCAAGGTGCCATAAAGCAGACCACTAATGCCCAGCCTGCCCAGGCCCAGGATGATGCTGCGGCTCCCAAGGAACTGGCGCCCCCGAGCAAGGAAGCCAGCAGGGGACTTAAGAAGTCAAAGGACAAGAAGGGAGGTGGTGGTGGCAGAAGCAGCAGTAGCTCATCTAGCAGCTCCTCCGGCTCCTCGTCCAGTGGGAGCTCTGGCTCCTCCTCTAGTGGCTCCTCCAGCAGGAGCAGCTCCTCCAGTGGCAGCTCCTCCAGCTCTTCTAGCAGGAGCCGCAGCCGAGGGAGGAAGGACAAGAAACGTAGGAGGAGGCCATccgagagggacagggagaggaagaaggcAGTAGTTGAGAGGAGCCACAAGTCATCCAAGGGCAGTGGTCGTGAATCCAAAGGTTCCAAAGATAAGAGCTCCAAGTCTGACAGGAAGAGGACCACCTCTGAAGGCAGCCGGTCAGGGAAGAGGTCCTCTCGCGGCGACAGGGATCGCAAGTCAGATAGGAAGGAAAAGAGGCGTTAA
- the LOC110497723 gene encoding gem-associated protein 2 isoform X3, with amino-acid sequence MATTFVLTIIMKSDAEELMPRLLPVETCGIETGEDVNLNEPPRNPQEYLRQVQLEASLCPDVVVAKIDPKKLRKKQTVNVSLMGCQAAPQGFSPSLKWQRQQVSNFSEIRRSISKHRLHWSGQALDDNVLMPKQDAEEQWKKFCLGENVYLNSPPTDHVTEDPGLDYVKVGFPPFLSIVSRLNQATVSAVLEYLINWFEEREFVPQLGRWQYALLACLEKPLLPEAHSLIRQLARRSSEVRTNLEHQEDERLSPLNLMICLVARYFDQNDLADKED; translated from the exons ATGGCGACAACGTTTGTTTTGAC CATCATCATGAAATCTGACGCGGAGGAACTGATGCCAAGGCTTCTGCCTGTGGAAACATGCGGCATTGAAACGGGGGAAGACGTCAATCTTAACGAGCCTCCAAGAAATCCCCAGGAATATCTGAGGCAGGTTCA ATTAGAGGCGTCTCTCTGTCCAGATGTTGTGGTGGCTAAGATTGATCCAAAGAAATTGAGAAAGAAACAGACAGTGAATGTGTCG CTCATGGGTTGCCAAGCTGCTCCACAAGGATTTTCACCGAGTTTAAAATGGCAGCGACAGCAAGTCAGCAACTTCTCAGAAATAAGACGG AGTATCAGTAAGCACAGACTACACTGGAGTGGTCAAGCTTTAGATGACAATGTGTTAATG CCAAAACAGGATGCAGAGGAACAATGGAAAAAGTTCTGCCTGGGTGAAAATGTTTATCTGAACTCTCCTCCAACTGACCATGTTACTGAAGATCCAGGCCTTGATTATGTGAAG GTTGGTTTTCCACCTTTCCTTAGCATAGTGAGCAGGTTAAATCAG GCCACAGTCTCTGCAGTTTTGGAGTACTTGATAAACTGGTTTGAAGAGAGAGAGTTTGTCCCGCAGTTA GGAAGATGGCAGTATGCACTGCTGGCTTGCCTTGAGAAACCTCTCCTCCCTGAAGCACATTCTCTAATAAGACAGCTGGCCAGACGGAGTTCTGAAGTGCGGACCAATCTG GAACACCAAGAAGATGAAAGGTTGTCTCCTCTCAACTTGATGATCTGCCTTGTTGCTAG gtaCTTTGATCAAAACGACTTGGCCGATAAGGAGGACTAA
- the LOC110497723 gene encoding gem-associated protein 2 isoform X1 — translation MIKMTDLYMLFCSIIMKSDAEELMPRLLPVETCGIETGEDVNLNEPPRNPQEYLRQVQLEASLCPDVVVAKIDPKKLRKKQTVNVSLMGCQAAPQGFSPSLKWQRQQVSNFSEIRRSISKHRLHWSGQALDDNVLMPKQDAEEQWKKFCLGENVYLNSPPTDHVTEDPGLDYVKVGFPPFLSIVSRLNQATVSAVLEYLINWFEEREFVPQLGRWQYALLACLEKPLLPEAHSLIRQLARRSSEVRTNLEHQEDERLSPLNLMICLVARYFDQNDLADKED, via the exons atgataaaaatgacagacctctacatgcttt TTTGCAGCATCATCATGAAATCTGACGCGGAGGAACTGATGCCAAGGCTTCTGCCTGTGGAAACATGCGGCATTGAAACGGGGGAAGACGTCAATCTTAACGAGCCTCCAAGAAATCCCCAGGAATATCTGAGGCAGGTTCA ATTAGAGGCGTCTCTCTGTCCAGATGTTGTGGTGGCTAAGATTGATCCAAAGAAATTGAGAAAGAAACAGACAGTGAATGTGTCG CTCATGGGTTGCCAAGCTGCTCCACAAGGATTTTCACCGAGTTTAAAATGGCAGCGACAGCAAGTCAGCAACTTCTCAGAAATAAGACGG AGTATCAGTAAGCACAGACTACACTGGAGTGGTCAAGCTTTAGATGACAATGTGTTAATG CCAAAACAGGATGCAGAGGAACAATGGAAAAAGTTCTGCCTGGGTGAAAATGTTTATCTGAACTCTCCTCCAACTGACCATGTTACTGAAGATCCAGGCCTTGATTATGTGAAG GTTGGTTTTCCACCTTTCCTTAGCATAGTGAGCAGGTTAAATCAG GCCACAGTCTCTGCAGTTTTGGAGTACTTGATAAACTGGTTTGAAGAGAGAGAGTTTGTCCCGCAGTTA GGAAGATGGCAGTATGCACTGCTGGCTTGCCTTGAGAAACCTCTCCTCCCTGAAGCACATTCTCTAATAAGACAGCTGGCCAGACGGAGTTCTGAAGTGCGGACCAATCTG GAACACCAAGAAGATGAAAGGTTGTCTCCTCTCAACTTGATGATCTGCCTTGTTGCTAG gtaCTTTGATCAAAACGACTTGGCCGATAAGGAGGACTAA